The following proteins come from a genomic window of Paucimonas lemoignei:
- the mdtC_1 gene encoding acriflavin resistance protein, which produces MKGRGSVSAWCVDHPVATLLLTFAMVLLGAIAFPRLPVAPLPEAEFPTIQVTAQLPGASPETMASSVATPLEVQFSAIPGMTQMTSSSALGSTNLTLQFTLNKSIDTAAQEVQAAINTAAGRLPADMPNLPTWRKVNPADSPVLILSVSSNLMPATELSDVTESLLARQLSQIDGVGQVFITGQQRPAIRVQAAPEKLAALGLTLADIRVAVQQTSLNLAKGALYGKDSVSTLASNDQLFRPQDYAQLIVSYKDGAPVHLKDVARVINGSENAYVRAWSGDQQGVNVTIFRQPGANIVETVDRIQSQLPRLLEMLPASVEVSVLNDRTRTIRASLHEVEMTLVIAILLVVAVMALFLRQLSATLIVSAVLGVSLVASFAMMYVFGFSLNNLTLVAIVVAVGFVVDDAIVVVENIHRHLEAGEGMREAAIKGSGEIGFTVVSISFSLVAAFIPLLFMGGVVGRLFKEFALTATATILISVVVSLTLAPTLAALFMRAPKHDPHAKPGFSERLLNLYERGLNKALAHQRIMLGIFGLTLVLAGVGYVLIPKGFFPVQDTAFALGTSEAAADISYPDMVEKHLQLAKIVGEDPAVQAFSHSVGVSGSNQTIANGRFWISLKPRGERDVSVSEFIDRIRPKLAKIPGIVLYLRAGQDINLSPGPSRSQYQYVLKSNDGPLLNTWTQRLTEKLRGNPAFRDLSNDLQLGGSVTHIEIDRSAAARFGLTTNDVDQALYDAFGQRQISEFQTEINQYKVILELDAKQRGKAESLAYFYLRSPLTNEMVPLSALAKVGAPTMGPLSIAHDGMFPAANLSFNLSPGVALGDAVRMLDQAKNEIGMPASIIGNFQGAAQAFQSSLANQPWLILAALVAVYIILGVLYESFVHPLTIISTLPSAGIGALLLLWLMGQDFSIMALIGVVLLIGIVKKNGILLVDFALEAQRERGMSPLDAIHAACLTRFRPIIMTTLAALLGALPLMLGYGVGAELRQPLGIAVVGGLLVSQMLTLFTTPVIYLQLERLFHKPKQEQALLIPQSL; this is translated from the coding sequence ATGAAAGGCCGTGGGTCGGTTTCGGCCTGGTGCGTTGATCATCCGGTCGCCACGTTACTGCTGACATTCGCCATGGTCCTGCTGGGCGCTATTGCCTTCCCGCGCTTGCCCGTCGCGCCCCTGCCCGAAGCCGAATTCCCGACGATTCAGGTGACCGCACAACTGCCAGGCGCCAGCCCGGAGACCATGGCGTCATCGGTAGCCACGCCTTTGGAAGTGCAATTCAGCGCCATCCCCGGCATGACGCAAATGACGTCCAGCAGCGCCCTGGGCTCAACCAACCTGACCCTGCAGTTCACGCTCAATAAAAGTATTGATACCGCCGCTCAGGAAGTTCAGGCCGCGATCAACACCGCAGCCGGCCGCCTGCCTGCCGACATGCCGAACCTGCCGACCTGGCGCAAGGTCAACCCGGCGGACAGCCCGGTGCTGATCCTCAGCGTCAGCTCCAACCTGATGCCCGCCACTGAACTCAGTGATGTCACCGAATCCCTGCTGGCGCGTCAGTTGAGTCAGATCGACGGGGTAGGTCAGGTCTTTATCACCGGTCAGCAGCGTCCCGCGATTCGCGTCCAGGCTGCGCCGGAGAAACTCGCCGCCCTTGGCCTGACCCTGGCCGACATTCGCGTCGCCGTGCAGCAGACCAGCCTCAACCTTGCCAAAGGCGCGTTGTACGGCAAAGACAGCGTTTCCACCCTCGCCTCCAACGATCAGCTTTTTCGCCCTCAGGACTACGCGCAACTGATCGTCTCCTACAAGGACGGCGCGCCGGTGCACCTCAAGGATGTGGCGCGGGTCATCAACGGTTCGGAGAACGCCTACGTGCGGGCCTGGTCCGGTGATCAGCAGGGCGTCAACGTGACGATTTTCCGCCAGCCCGGCGCGAACATCGTCGAAACCGTAGACCGCATTCAAAGCCAGTTGCCGCGTCTGCTGGAGATGCTTCCGGCGTCGGTGGAAGTGTCAGTGCTCAACGATCGCACCCGGACCATTCGCGCTTCGCTGCACGAGGTGGAAATGACGTTGGTGATCGCGATTCTGTTGGTGGTCGCGGTGATGGCGCTGTTTCTGCGCCAGCTCTCGGCCACGCTGATTGTCAGCGCGGTACTGGGGGTCTCGCTGGTTGCCAGTTTCGCGATGATGTATGTGTTCGGATTCAGCCTCAACAACCTGACCCTGGTAGCCATCGTGGTGGCCGTCGGCTTTGTGGTGGATGACGCCATTGTGGTGGTGGAAAACATCCACCGCCATCTGGAAGCCGGTGAAGGCATGCGCGAAGCGGCGATCAAGGGCTCCGGGGAAATCGGCTTTACGGTGGTGTCGATCAGCTTCTCGCTGGTGGCGGCGTTTATTCCGCTGTTGTTCATGGGCGGTGTGGTCGGGCGGCTGTTCAAAGAGTTTGCCCTGACGGCTACGGCGACCATTCTGATTTCGGTGGTGGTGTCCCTGACCCTGGCGCCCACGCTGGCTGCGCTGTTCATGCGCGCACCTAAACACGACCCACACGCCAAACCCGGCTTCAGCGAACGTCTCCTGAACCTCTATGAGCGCGGCCTCAACAAGGCGCTGGCTCATCAGCGGATCATGCTCGGCATCTTCGGCCTGACGCTGGTGCTGGCGGGCGTGGGCTATGTGCTGATCCCCAAAGGTTTCTTTCCGGTCCAGGACACCGCCTTCGCCCTCGGGACCAGCGAGGCAGCGGCGGATATTTCCTATCCCGACATGGTGGAAAAGCACCTGCAACTGGCCAAGATCGTCGGCGAGGACCCCGCGGTGCAAGCGTTCTCCCATTCAGTGGGTGTCAGCGGCAGCAACCAGACCATCGCCAACGGCCGGTTCTGGATCTCCCTCAAGCCCAGAGGCGAGCGCGATGTGTCGGTCAGTGAATTCATTGACCGCATCCGCCCCAAACTGGCGAAGATCCCCGGCATCGTTCTGTACTTGCGGGCCGGGCAGGACATTAACCTGAGTCCCGGCCCGAGTCGCAGCCAGTATCAATACGTCCTCAAGAGCAACGACGGACCGCTGCTCAATACCTGGACCCAGCGCCTGACCGAGAAACTGCGCGGCAATCCGGCGTTTCGTGACCTGTCCAACGACTTGCAACTGGGCGGCAGCGTCACTCATATCGAGATCGACCGCAGCGCAGCCGCACGTTTCGGGCTGACCACCAATGACGTCGATCAGGCGCTGTATGACGCCTTCGGCCAAAGGCAGATCAGCGAATTTCAGACCGAAATCAACCAGTACAAAGTGATTCTGGAACTGGACGCCAAGCAACGCGGTAAAGCCGAAAGCCTGGCCTACTTTTACCTGCGCTCGCCGTTGACCAACGAAATGGTGCCACTGTCCGCGCTGGCCAAAGTCGGCGCGCCCACCATGGGGCCGTTGTCCATCGCCCATGACGGCATGTTCCCGGCGGCGAACCTGTCGTTCAACCTGTCACCGGGTGTGGCGCTGGGGGATGCGGTGCGCATGCTCGATCAGGCCAAGAACGAAATCGGCATGCCGGCCTCGATCATCGGCAACTTCCAGGGCGCAGCTCAGGCATTCCAGAGCTCGCTGGCCAACCAGCCGTGGTTGATCCTCGCCGCATTGGTGGCGGTGTATATCATCCTCGGCGTGCTGTATGAGAGCTTCGTTCACCCGCTGACGATCATTTCGACCTTGCCCTCGGCGGGTATCGGCGCCCTTCTGCTGCTGTGGCTGATGGGCCAGGACTTCTCGATCATGGCGTTGATCGGTGTGGTGCTGTTGATCGGGATCGTCAAGAAGAACGGCATTCTGCTGGTGGACTTCGCTCTGGAAGCCCAGCGCGAACGCGGCATGAGCCCGCTGGATGCCATCCATGCCGCCTGCCTGACACGCTTTCGGCCGATCATCATGACCACCCTGGCAGCCCTGCTTGGCGCCCTGCCGCTGATGCTCGGTTACGGGGTCGGCGCCGAATTGCGCCAACCGCTGGGCATTGCCGTGGTCGGTGGTTTGCTGGTCAGCCAGATGCTGACGTTGTTCACTACCCCGGTTATCTACTTGCAGCTGGAGCGGTTGTTTCATAAGCCAAAGCAAGAGCAGGCTCTGCTGATACCCCAAAGCCTATGA
- the acrA_1 gene encoding secretion protein HlyD, producing the protein MRKQTRTVLAVAIIAGLIGVSTWTLTRPATAKVSTPSAVPIKVITVNEENVPRFVTGIGSVLSLHSVVIRPQVDGILTKVLVKEGQTVKTGDLLATIDDRAIRATLEQAKAQLAQSKAQLDMAQVDLKRYRLLSEDNGISKQTFDQQQATVHQLKATAMGNEAAISAAQVQLSYTQIRSPVTGRVGIRNVDEGNFLRVSDTQGLFSVTQIDPVSVEFSLPQHMLPTLQGLIASSTPAAVKAFLGDGDSGTLLGDGHLKLIDNQVSATTGTIRAKAEFSNPRQLLWPGQLVTVKIQTAVDRDALRVPPQVVQRGIDQHYAFRVNGDKVEVVPVQVLYQDSDLMLISGPKAGDVLVSDGQSRLKAGSRVEILRDASQDRQTAILETAR; encoded by the coding sequence ATGCGTAAACAGACCAGAACCGTCCTCGCCGTTGCCATCATTGCGGGCTTGATCGGGGTGTCCACATGGACCCTGACCCGTCCGGCGACGGCCAAAGTCAGCACGCCGAGCGCAGTGCCGATCAAGGTCATTACGGTGAATGAGGAAAACGTGCCGCGTTTCGTTACCGGCATCGGCTCGGTTCTTTCGCTGCACAGCGTGGTCATTCGTCCGCAGGTGGACGGCATTCTCACCAAGGTGCTGGTCAAGGAAGGGCAGACGGTCAAGACCGGCGACTTGCTGGCCACCATCGATGACCGAGCGATTCGCGCCACGCTGGAGCAGGCCAAAGCGCAACTCGCGCAAAGCAAGGCTCAACTGGACATGGCCCAGGTAGACCTCAAGCGCTACCGGCTTTTGAGCGAAGACAACGGCATTTCCAAACAGACGTTCGACCAGCAGCAGGCCACTGTTCACCAGCTCAAGGCCACGGCCATGGGTAACGAGGCGGCCATCAGCGCTGCGCAAGTGCAGCTTTCCTACACACAGATTCGATCCCCGGTGACAGGCCGGGTCGGTATTCGCAACGTCGATGAAGGCAACTTCCTGCGGGTCAGTGATACCCAGGGCCTTTTTTCAGTCACCCAGATTGACCCGGTCTCGGTGGAGTTTTCCCTGCCACAACACATGCTGCCGACCCTGCAAGGCCTGATCGCCTCCAGCACACCGGCGGCAGTCAAAGCCTTCCTGGGCGATGGCGACAGCGGCACCTTGCTGGGCGATGGCCACTTGAAGCTGATCGACAATCAGGTCTCGGCCACTACCGGGACCATCCGCGCCAAGGCTGAATTCAGCAATCCCAGACAACTGCTGTGGCCGGGCCAACTGGTCACGGTAAAAATTCAGACAGCCGTCGACCGCGATGCCCTGCGTGTACCGCCGCAAGTGGTGCAGCGCGGCATTGATCAGCATTACGCGTTCCGCGTAAATGGCGACAAAGTCGAAGTGGTTCCGGTGCAGGTGTTGTATCAGGACAGCGACCTGATGCTGATCTCCGGCCCCAAGGCGGGTGATGTACTGGTCAGCGACGGTCAGTCCCGGCTCAAGGCTGGCTCGCGAGTAGAAATTCTGCGTGACGCTAGCCAGGATCGCCAGACTGCAATCCTGGAGACCGCACGATGA
- a CDS encoding fimbrial protein, producing MKKLTLALAAAGAITVGLTGTANAANNGKLIFSGTLTNISCDVGPGAGTSPGTNPGEIAVDLGNVSFSDIGTSSQNRLETATPIQLLVNCSAGADQYNLVKMRFSARNGSGLDNNDAKLLRTTGAADGVGIGLLNAANQIMDLGGTETIDKPLVKDNNGGATAELNFGAVYVLNGTTTNPGNADGFMPFVLDYE from the coding sequence ATGAAAAAACTTACTCTTGCACTGGCTGCGGCAGGCGCTATCACTGTGGGGCTGACCGGCACTGCGAATGCCGCCAACAATGGGAAGTTGATCTTCAGTGGCACACTGACCAACATCTCTTGCGACGTCGGCCCGGGCGCCGGTACCTCCCCAGGCACCAACCCCGGAGAGATCGCCGTGGATCTGGGTAACGTTTCGTTTTCGGACATCGGTACTTCCTCTCAGAACAGGTTGGAAACCGCGACCCCGATCCAGCTGCTGGTCAACTGCTCGGCAGGTGCCGATCAGTACAACCTGGTGAAGATGCGCTTCTCGGCTCGCAACGGTAGCGGCCTGGACAACAACGACGCCAAGTTGCTGCGCACTACCGGCGCCGCAGACGGTGTCGGTATCGGCCTGTTGAACGCTGCCAATCAGATCATGGATCTGGGCGGTACCGAGACCATCGATAAACCGCTGGTCAAGGACAATAACGGCGGCGCCACTGCTGAACTCAATTTCGGTGCGGTGTATGTGCTCAATGGCACGACCACCAATCCGGGTAATGCCGACGGCTTCATGCCGTTTGTTCTGGATTACGAGTAA